Genomic window (Arachis hypogaea cultivar Tifrunner chromosome 13, arahy.Tifrunner.gnm2.J5K5, whole genome shotgun sequence):
ATATATATggattatgtatatattataacATTATATTCGACGTAAAATCATTTAATGTACCATAATAGTCCTACATGGAAGAAATACTTGCAATTTTTTTAAAGAGAACATAAATTATTTAAGGTGTTCCACAAGCATGAATAATTTCTCTTTGCTTATTAGTGTTTTCCATATGGTCAGGGGTGAGTTattatcacatgaattatctTTGTTAGGAGTATGATGTTGAAGAATCATTACATTTACATGTATATATGAATCAGTTGGGGTCCATGCATGCATGTGATTCAGTTCATTAGtgagattttattttctttcagctCTTCGCTTTGTCTACTGATTATTACGTCTGTTCACCAATATCTGAAAATGTTTCATGAAatgaattatataaatataacctAATccgcttattattattattattattattattattattattattattattattattattattattattattattatcctccCGTCAAATGACTACTTTTTCACATTTATCGCGTAAGTGAATAAGTGATACTTAAAAAAAacgaatataattaaataattgtagtTTTTTTAAGGATTAGAGTGGTATTCAATATAAATATTATGTAATGTACTATTTTGTAAATTAGCACATGCAATGCAATGTAGCAATTGAGGATAATACGCATTTAGGAATCGggatgcgtttttttttttttttcctgttaCCAAAAATAAACATGGTATATTGTATTGTTTGTACAAGAATTTTTGcccaacaatatataaaaatcacaattaGGCTCCATCTACATTTAAAGTTGAAGTGAATTATACTCTTAATGCCATccttcattcaattttttttttattcttcttttatgaTAGAAATTGACAACCTTCGAATTAATTCAAGAACTTCAACCTCCCTTGTTCTTGCAAATATCTTCTTTTCATTAAAATATCAAGGCGCTCTCTCTACTAACCAAAAAGCTATGTTGCACATATATGAACACGGATATGGATACAGGACACGACATTATACAGAATAGACAGATAcacgaatttaaaatttttataagatacgAGAATacggtatatatataaaatataaaataatttttagataaattataatgatattttgatcttttattaatattaaaatataaattaattttttaattatataaaatatttaaaatattttttgttttaataattgataatatatactatttataAATTCGTTTcaaaaatacatgttaagaaaaGGCTGAACACACtgacacgtgatgatatttaagtgtgtccaaaaTTGATtagagaatatttttttattttttattaagacgaTTGAACACAGAAGATACACGTATCGAATGAATGTCAATGAGTATCGTGTCTAAAATATGTCAAACACATGAACACGATAAATCAATGAAGTGTCCATGCTTTATagccaaaaaggaaaagaagaaagtggCAAGTCATATTATTGGGCTTATTAAGATATTTACACGTTGAACATGAACACAAGACAGAAGACAAGAGTAGTACTAGGTAGTCAAGGCACTAATGGTATTGAATCATATAGGAataaaaagatgataaaatctaGCAGTGGTCAAGTTAATTTTTTATGtgattctaaaattaattaacaataaaaattctttctttttttattattgtcataactcaaaagaaatgagcaACCCTATATATATAGTAGGAGCCATTGGTATTTGAGGGTGTCCAAATAGCAATGAATTCGGAAGAAGGGGTTGGGAAAAAGTTGTTTTCGTATTTAATTGACTCGAATGCTTCGTTGTATGgagtattaaattaaattaaattaaggtAGACAATTGTACACCTTGAACTTAATTTGAAGAGGCTTACAGCTTAGTTATGAAGACATTTATATACTCCTACATAATAAATCATTAATGAGGTTGGTGTGTTCTGCCAAACTTGTTGCTTGGGGGAAATTATAAAAACAATTTCTCTCTTTCTTCCCTCTCATCCAAAACTGAAAAGGAACCTAACTTGCAAAACCTAGTTTTTTCATTGTTGAATGCATATCAAGTACACCTCAAATATTCAATTCAAGACAAAGGGTTGGCCAGTGTATGCTACCATTATTCAAGAATATATTTCAAATCAACCTTGACCATATTAGGAGTAACACTCATTCAAACGACCAATAAAATTTACAGGATACTGAATGAATGAATCcgatcatttttttttcttttttttttttgagggggCTCCCTTCTCTACCATACATATCCTTTTAAAAGAAAGTTCTAtatgttacaaatcaaaattgTGGTGGAGTTGCCAAGGCCACACATGTATTCTTTTTCTTACATTCTCATTCCTCAATTAGAAACAGTGCCTCAGCTCTCAACAAAAATAAGATAAACAAGATGATGCACAAGCTAGCATGTTTCcgctcctctcctctctctcccagTATCCACAACCTGCAAAGGCTGCATAACAAGAATTGCACCCCAAAACCAGGCCTGCAGCAATGCATCAAACAATGCAACTAATAGTGACACAAAGTTGGTCCAAGGTGAGTGATTGGTCAGACTCAGAAGTCACCACCCCAGACAGTTTTTAAGATCAATGCAATCAGCAGTCACTGGTTACTTTGTTGCAGTGTGTGCacaaataacaaaagaatgcTTTCAAGAAATTTGGAATCAGTTCCTAGCTCCTCCCTCGTGCTGCAGTTTTGGTCCCATATAGGGGGCTAGAAAGGAGGGTTTCCTCGTGCCGACTATATAATTGAAGTATCATGTGCCAATCATGCGTGTAGTCAATCAGTATGGAATGACATATGGCAGAGCAAAGACATCTACTGGCTCTATGTGCAAACCTTCTGACCATACTTGATGTGGTTCTGTAACCTCAGAAGATCCCACCACACGTCTCGTTTCTGGAAAATTACTGCTACCAAACAACCATTCTTGATCATCGAAACCAGACCACTCCTCCATTTTCGGGATTGAATATACCTGGCTTAGGTACTTGGTATCCGGATGAGGGGGTTTTATGGTTGCTCCAATGACCGGTTCAGCTGGTGCAGGAGGAGCAATATGGCTCTTGTTTGAGGGAACTTCAAACGGCTGAGTGTCAATGATGCCGTTTATCTTGCCTGCCTTGTTTTCTATCTTAACATTAGGGGCTGCTCCTCCTTGCCTGTCAGATGCATTTGGAATGGAAATTTGGCATGGTTCCAATATCCTTCCATTTTCGGCGAACAGGTGAGAGGAAGATGGTCTTGGCAGCTTACTAGGCCAATTGTCATTGgctgtaagaaaattcaaaagttAACGACAACTCGTCAGCCAACAGCAAAACACTGAGCCAAGATCAATGTGACTGAAAAGATACCTACAATTAAAATAACAATCTAAACATCTGACATCATCATAAATCCACATTCTCTCTTGGGATGTTGGTATTATTCCATGTGTTAAACAATATTAATTCAAACCAGGTAAGAGGTGTAACCCATTTATATTTACATACAATTTGAAAATATCTAGTAATCAAAACGCATCACAAATAACACTCACCACGTGGAACTCCATTTGATTCAACATCCTTTCGTTTCTTGGGATTTTCACCAGTAACAGCATTCTCATGGCCGTTCTTGACTTGTGACAAAGAATTTAAACCTATAGGACCAGCTTTGTTGCATTCTTTTGATTTATTGAGCTCTATGTTTTTAACTTCGGTATGCTCCATAGctttctcctcttttttcttctctttgtcCCTGTCTTTGTCCTTTCCATGcccttttttctccttctctctatctttccttttttctctccgtTTTTCGTCTTTTTTTTCCTTaaccttttcttttccttcatcTTTCTTTTCCTTAACCTTTTCTTTTACTTCATCTTTCTTTTCCTTAACCTTCTCTTTCCCTTCAATGCTTGCTTCCAAagtcttctcaatttttttctccATAAGTTTGGATAATCCATCAAATCTGGGATGAATATTTCCAGCTTCCAAAGTCCTATTCTTCTCCAAAACTTTGGGTGCTCCATCAACTCTGGGATGAAAATTTCCAACATGATTCTGAACAGCTGCATTTGCAATAGGTCGGTCTTGAGCCGGGATTCCTTTTCCATCGATCTTCTTAGCAATAAAAGCCTTATCCTTGAGTTTTTCCTTACCATCAAGCCAAGCACCACTGCCCTTTCCCACAAACCTAACAGCCTCCTCCTCTTTCCTGTGGTCTATATTTGTGAACTGAACCAAATGATTTTCAGTTCCTCCGTTACCACCCCTAACCATCCTATCCAACTCCATGAGGATTTTAGAATCCTTGTTCTCCTTAGCCAGATGATTGTTTTGTCTGGCCTTCTCCCCATTGTCAATGGTATGCTGTTTGGCAGGTTTCTCCTCAACAAGAGTACCCTTCTTATCATTTTGCCTGGAATCCTTTTGGTAGGCTTTACCCACATTTGGACCCTCAGCATGTCGTGGAAATTCTTTGTCGTCTGCAGTGCCTGTTTTACTGTTATCTCTATCTAAGACCTTTGCCTTGTCCCTATCCTTCTCCTTGACCTTGACCTTGTCCTTGTCCTTGTCCTTGTCTctatctttcttcttttctctgtgTTTATCCTTTTTGTCCTTCTTTTCCTTATGTTTTCCAtcccttccttctttttctctcttctccttactttctttcttttctttgtcctttttctcctttttatgtttcttttctttgtgctTTTCCTGAAAAGATCACATGGTGTAAAGAGATATTTCAGACTTTAGGTGCAGATTTAAGCAAACTTGGGAGCAACACACAGGCAGAATATTTTGATCAAATATAAGCATGAACTTCATTTTAATGCCTAAATTTCTTAGCAGCATCAAGCACCAGATATTTCAATTCAACAGAAGCATGAACATTCTAATAGGATAAAGCTGGCCATTCAAATTAACAATATTTCACAGCCTTTGCAATACATGACAATTATAAACGGCCAGTAATAACCCACAGATTAAAAAACAGAGCACAACACCCTCATATATTATCATGCCTGACTTAACAAAGAGCGAGATAATAGGTGATACCCCGATCAATTTGTTGCTCATATACAAAGGCAGCAAACATAGACCTGCGCAATCTTCTTCTTAATCACAAGACATAATCATCTAGACTACAGTTAATATATTAGCCTACTGTATGGGATCAACGACATATATAATTCTTAAAATTAGAAATTAGGACCCACTAAGGATATTTTTGTGTAAAGCTGaagcttcttgtgagggttttgCACACCCATTACCAAATGAAGTGACAAGATAAGCCCTAATGCTAAATAAGAAAATTTCTACATGGTGCATTTGACAAACTAAAAACTATAGCATTGAACAGCTCATGTGAAAATAATTTCATTTTAGTGCAGAGTGGAATTTTAAAGGGATAGAagtaaaaatgagttaaacacaGATATAATCTATGGTAGGATACAATGTCATTGTTTGATTCATGTAAACAACTCCACCTACTGAGTAGAGAGATAAGGCTTTATTGTTGTTTGTCAATGCAGAGTAAAATAGGAGAagcttaaaatttaattattcaaatGAGGAAAGCATTGCTGGTAAATTCATTTCTGTCATCCCATATGTCAAATGATTAGCACTTCATATAGATTCACTTTCTGTATGTCTTAAACATATAACATTGAGGTTAAGGCTAAAGAAACACTCATATTCAGAACTCGATTATTGCACATAATATCAAGCTACAAGAATACAGTTTCATGTAAGGTCATGTTAACATGCAGCATGCTTTGAATATCTTACACTTATATTAGTTGAAGATTCAAGCAAACAGCCATAATCTCCACAACTAGACCATATTCTGCCCTACAATCCCTTCAGCATATCAACCAATTTGTTAATCTAACTGATCTTGATAAAATCAACCTCCACAATGAATGCCCTCAAGGAAGAAAAGATACTTGGTTTTACTTTCCATTTGATCTCAAAATATTTCCCTCATATGCTGTTAAGAATTTAAAGACATAATTTACTCAGGTGTCATTTTTGTCCTTTGCATGTACAGCTGGAGGGGGAAGTGGCATTGAAAAGCCACTGATCAGCTAAATCACGAGAAACCTAAATATCATAATCATCTTCGCTTAAGGTAAGAGTGTTGTAAAGTAACTGTACTTAATCAGGTATACCCTGAACTCTCCTTAGAACTCATCTTGCAAAGAATTGACTACCTACGAACCTGAAGGCATGAGGTACCTATTAGGGAATGTTACAGATGCAAGGATCCTACCACAGATTGAAACAAGGAACCATCCTGTTAACCAACCCTATTAGAGGAGGAGAGATTGGGACACCAATCATATGGCACATTTCAATTATTCCCCGTGTGGTAGGGGAAGGGGAGATTGCAAATAAAGAAGTTCACAACAAGgaactttgatttttattttttatttatgaaaaagttcAAAAAAAGGAACTTTTGCAATTGTTGAACTCTCACATGATTCCATAACTGTCCCTTAGTTTCCAAATTCTATACccatccccccccccccaaaaaaaaaacaaaaaacaaaaaaacaccaGCTTCAAAATTCTCACTCTTGCTTACCAAACCGATATTTAGATCCCCTTTTGGCCAGTGTATGGTTTTGCTAACAGCAGTTATTTCAAACTTTTTAGTGTCATATTAGAATACACATCAGATTAGGCTTAAGTTAAAAATACACACAGGCCATTTCAAACAGTGGCCTGTCTTTGAAACTTCAAAAAGCTGTTATTATTATGTCAACATGGCCAGTCTTTTAAAGTTTCCTATCATATGCAAGATCAGGTCATAAAACCTTTAGATCTTTTCCCCAAATGGTTGTCAGTATCCTTCAACCAAAAGCGCTCTAAATCCTATCATTCCACATCAGTCAGCAGAATATGATTGTTAGAACATACATGAAGGATGAATATCTATGTAGGCCacccaaaaatttgaaaatcaggcTTTATTCCATGTGACAGaagcaagaaataaaaaaaagcattGCTCTCAAACAATACTGATACTTGCTTAAATAGGTAACGTGTCATACTATTTTAAATCGGAAGACAGAACATCAAACACAAAGATAACTGTTTTACAACAAAAGCACTCATCACACAAATCACACCCTATGGTTAGAGAACCTGCACCTACTCCCCTGCAAAACCAGCAAAAATCCAAAACAAAAGTAGTAATTTGCATGGTAGTATGAATGACTGCACTATATGTGTTTACTTTGTCAAGCATGCTAAATACTATTATAGGCAGCTATGAATCAAATGATACATCCATGCTATTAACAATTTAACATGAAAGTAGATATCTATTTTACAAGGGAAGAATAAATCCCAATGGTTttctatcaaaataattaaactatgttGGTTTCCAGGGAAAGACAATATAACAATGAGGATTTAATGAAACTTGTGAGGAGATCGATGTGCATAGAACAGGATATACATACAATGTTCAAAATATCCTTGCTCCTAGAGCAGCAAGAACATAATTTCTACACTCAATCCTCTTTGGAACTTATATAATCAGCAATGCACTTCCACCAAACTGTCCAAAATCCAATTTTGGACACAGCCCAGAAGTATTTCAgacaaaatacagaaaaatatagCATGAATCACATAAGCATATAAGATGACAAAGTGAACATTTGACATGACATGCAACTATGGGAAGTAGTATATCATAAATGAACGAAAACTTCCATAAACCAAGATGAACAAAGCCCACTGGTCCAtgcaggaaaaaaaattaaactatcaAATTCAGTATGATATGAACTTAGTCGTACTCCGTTCTCACACTCtctacccccccccccccttttcttcCCCTctcccaaaaaacaaaaaaaccaaaaTCCTTTGTGAATTTGTGATGTAATCTTTAATCATCCTAAATTGTATCCATACCCCAATTAAACAATACCTTTCTACAAATGGTCTGTATGTCATTGTTTGAAAGAGCCTATGTAGTGGACTCTAAGCAACAAATTCATTATTACTTGGCATGAAAATTATCCAATATTATGATTAAATTGAGCAAGAATGCATGACAGCACTTAGTCTCCTCCAATGTCTAATGTACATAATCATGCAAATTAACATTGTCAAACTCCATGTGAATATAGAATTAAAAAGTATAATAACCTTTTTTAACAAGTCTACTTCATCTGTTCTAGCTTCCTTTTCATATCCTGGTGGTGGAAATGGAAAGCACCGCGACATTGCACAAAATCCAGATATGCCCAGTGCAAAATCCTTCCAAAATTGAGAGTGCTTCAATTAGTTTCCAGCAGCAATGTTCCAGAAAGGGAACGAAACAGCAACTATGCTCCTGTCCATGCACCATGTCATCACACTCATTTCCAGTTTTAATATTCCTCCATAAACCTCTTGCTCACTAGAAACACGGATTACGGAAACCACCAAGGTTTGCTTTCCTTCACCAAAATATGAAAACAGCTCAAACTATTATTACGGAACTTAATTCAAAACTGCGGAGCACAGCAACTACTCAATCTAAGTCTAACTCAGTAAAGTCCTAGTGCAACCACA
Coding sequences:
- the LOC112736243 gene encoding uncharacterized protein; the protein is MSRCFPFPPPGYEKEARTDEVDLLKKEKHKEKKHKKEKKDKEKKESKEKREKEGRDGKHKEKKDKKDKHREKKKDRDKDKDKDKVKVKEKDRDKAKVLDRDNSKTGTADDKEFPRHAEGPNVGKAYQKDSRQNDKKGTLVEEKPAKQHTIDNGEKARQNNHLAKENKDSKILMELDRMVRGGNGGTENHLVQFTNIDHRKEEEAVRFVGKGSGAWLDGKEKLKDKAFIAKKIDGKGIPAQDRPIANAAVQNHVGNFHPRVDGAPKVLEKNRTLEAGNIHPRFDGLSKLMEKKIEKTLEASIEGKEKVKEKKDEVKEKVKEKKDEGKEKVKEKKDEKRREKRKDREKEKKGHGKDKDRDKEKKKEEKAMEHTEVKNIELNKSKECNKAGPIGLNSLSQVKNGHENAVTGENPKKRKDVESNGVPRANDNWPSKLPRPSSSHLFAENGRILEPCQISIPNASDRQGGAAPNVKIENKAGKINGIIDTQPFEVPSNKSHIAPPAPAEPVIGATIKPPHPDTKYLSQVYSIPKMEEWSGFDDQEWLFGSSNFPETRRVVGSSEVTEPHQVWSEGLHIEPVDVFALPYVIPY